The proteins below come from a single uncultured Carboxylicivirga sp. genomic window:
- a CDS encoding response regulator — translation MERKGRILIVDDNPKNLQVLANILSNNSYEVEVGKNSVDVFNWLDDDFFDILLLDVLMPGMTGFEVCKKLRQNKKLDIMPIIFISAQTDPESMVEGFNAGGQDYVSKPFEQAELLARIKTHIELKRSKEELTLLNTNLEKTISQRTKELQIANQRLIELSLTKDRFLTFLSKVLTSPLYSVSKVVDVIKQSSESSKMSEMIMLLDQSINKLNQIVQMATFITQMISPNDIYEKRKFSLLSVIDFTLLELQDDLYKKNLDVVLDIDKNISIIGNNELFKSSLKAIFSVIIKVIEKDQQIKFRSFEKDNHYKFIIQSTILDWLSIDNNLQEELNLFIDYSQTIMSLDGGSFELIVGDEHHHLFQWIF, via the coding sequence ATGGAAAGAAAAGGCCGAATTTTAATAGTAGATGACAATCCTAAAAACCTTCAGGTATTAGCTAATATTTTAAGTAATAATAGTTATGAAGTTGAAGTTGGAAAGAACAGTGTAGATGTATTCAATTGGCTTGATGATGATTTTTTTGATATTCTGTTACTGGATGTACTAATGCCAGGAATGACAGGTTTTGAAGTGTGTAAAAAACTTAGACAAAACAAAAAGCTTGATATAATGCCAATCATATTTATTTCGGCCCAAACTGATCCGGAAAGTATGGTTGAAGGATTTAATGCAGGTGGACAAGACTATGTTTCTAAACCTTTTGAACAGGCTGAGTTGTTGGCTCGAATTAAAACCCATATTGAATTGAAAAGAAGTAAGGAGGAGCTTACTTTATTAAACACTAACTTAGAGAAAACAATTTCACAAAGAACGAAAGAACTCCAAATTGCAAATCAGAGATTAATCGAACTTTCGTTAACAAAGGATCGTTTTTTGACGTTTTTGAGCAAAGTACTTACTTCTCCATTATATTCTGTTTCTAAGGTTGTGGATGTTATAAAACAGTCTTCAGAGTCTTCAAAAATGTCTGAAATGATAATGCTTCTTGATCAATCTATCAACAAGCTTAATCAAATTGTACAGATGGCCACTTTTATCACCCAAATGATTTCGCCTAATGATATTTATGAAAAAAGAAAATTCTCGTTACTTTCTGTTATCGACTTTACACTATTAGAACTTCAGGATGATTTATATAAAAAAAATCTTGATGTAGTACTTGATATTGATAAAAACATAAGTATAATAGGTAACAACGAGTTATTTAAAAGCTCACTTAAAGCGATATTTTCAGTAATTATTAAAGTTATAGAAAAGGATCAACAAATAAAATTTCGTTCATTTGAAAAGGATAATCATTATAAATTCATCATTCAATCTACTATTCTTGATTGGCTCTCAATTGACAATAACTTACAAGAAGAACTTAACTTATTTATCGATTATAGTCAGACAATCATGTCGTTAGATGGAGGATCATTCGAATTAATTGTTGGAGATGAGCATCACCATCTGTTTCAATGGATTTTTTAA
- a CDS encoding OmpA family protein: MLKKLAIILILPAWININGQSNVNYSDFNRWQLKKMYKEAVWLNDYITASVIANELVLSKPESENFIVYQIKALIKSYQYEKAYEILGQHFKISPYTNGEIAFFLAELEKMYGNYEEAKEILIRLRRRSKRIKMGNITRERIDNSIAGCDLAISYRDTVVYTKIRPIGNSINTDHIEFAPKLISEREMIFGAISDPDNLNENLDIQYQSKRGFKYAIENDSIWTLEENVPEPFFNYSDYDTGDGTYSIDGLRFYYTKCARNLQNRYICHLYMSKFENGLWSNPIALNKNINKKGYSSSQPTVGTCYDPSLEVIYFVSDKKGGAGGNDIWYIIYNKNNQKHSKPFNAGVYINTSGDEITPFYDLESHALFFSSNGLPTVGGYDIFYCKGELVNWQNHQNIGYPINSSFDDIDFFRNESGKRGLVASNRSGEESQYGQMLNNIFAFEETAIARVFVHGKIETAKLLKGQTLENLTDQFSEQGILANQLIAISQISDTAASLLIKETTTNANGEFGIWLDRNHEYRIQVKDTLVAGGRFSFNTKCTEENDNISLDLKPVLTFSAQPIEIKDIYYEFDKTELTFEAKTNLDSTLLNFIQKYPELIIRIISHTDNLGSEKYNQRLSEKRADNVVNYLISKGANPDQLRAEGRGEREPIAKNENADGSDNIEGRTKNRRTEFVIEGIK; the protein is encoded by the coding sequence ATGTTGAAAAAACTGGCGATTATCTTAATATTACCAGCATGGATCAATATTAACGGTCAGAGCAATGTAAACTACTCGGACTTCAATAGGTGGCAATTAAAAAAAATGTATAAAGAAGCTGTTTGGCTAAATGACTACATTACTGCTTCTGTAATCGCGAATGAATTAGTATTAAGTAAACCAGAAAGTGAAAACTTTATAGTTTACCAAATCAAAGCTTTAATAAAAAGTTATCAGTACGAAAAAGCTTATGAAATTTTAGGACAACACTTCAAAATTAGTCCCTATACAAATGGTGAAATTGCATTTTTTTTGGCTGAATTAGAAAAAATGTACGGGAATTATGAGGAAGCTAAAGAAATTTTGATCCGATTGCGAAGAAGATCTAAACGTATTAAGATGGGAAATATAACCCGAGAGCGTATTGATAATTCAATTGCAGGTTGTGATTTAGCAATTAGCTATCGCGACACTGTTGTTTACACCAAAATTAGACCAATCGGTAATTCAATTAACACAGATCATATTGAATTTGCCCCAAAATTGATCTCAGAGAGAGAAATGATTTTTGGTGCCATTTCAGATCCAGATAATTTGAATGAAAATCTGGACATTCAATATCAATCAAAACGTGGATTTAAATATGCGATAGAAAATGACAGTATCTGGACATTAGAAGAAAATGTACCAGAACCTTTTTTTAATTATAGCGACTATGATACTGGCGATGGAACTTATTCAATTGACGGATTACGCTTCTATTATACCAAATGTGCAAGAAATCTTCAAAACAGGTACATCTGCCATCTTTATATGTCTAAATTCGAGAATGGTTTATGGTCAAATCCAATCGCTTTAAATAAAAACATTAACAAGAAAGGATATTCATCATCACAACCAACCGTTGGAACATGCTACGATCCTTCATTAGAAGTAATATATTTTGTATCAGACAAAAAGGGAGGTGCTGGAGGTAATGATATATGGTATATAATATATAACAAGAATAATCAAAAACATTCAAAGCCATTTAACGCAGGTGTTTATATTAATACAAGCGGAGATGAAATTACACCTTTTTACGATTTAGAATCACACGCGTTGTTTTTTAGTTCTAATGGTCTACCAACGGTTGGAGGATACGATATTTTTTATTGTAAAGGAGAATTAGTTAATTGGCAAAATCATCAAAATATTGGATACCCAATTAATTCATCCTTTGATGATATTGATTTTTTTAGAAATGAATCAGGTAAGAGAGGCTTGGTGGCATCCAATAGAAGTGGAGAAGAATCTCAATATGGACAAATGCTTAATAACATTTTTGCCTTTGAAGAAACTGCAATTGCGCGTGTTTTTGTGCATGGAAAAATTGAAACTGCGAAATTATTAAAAGGTCAAACACTTGAAAATTTAACAGACCAGTTTTCAGAACAAGGAATTCTAGCAAATCAATTAATTGCGATTTCGCAAATATCTGATACTGCGGCTTCTTTATTAATTAAAGAAACTACAACTAATGCAAATGGTGAATTTGGAATTTGGCTGGATAGAAATCATGAATACCGAATTCAGGTAAAAGATACATTGGTCGCAGGTGGTCGATTTAGTTTCAATACTAAATGTACGGAGGAAAATGATAACATTTCACTTGATTTAAAACCTGTACTAACATTTTCGGCACAACCAATTGAAATTAAAGATATTTATTATGAGTTTGATAAAACTGAGCTTACTTTTGAAGCTAAAACAAATTTAGACTCAACTCTGTTGAATTTTATACAAAAGTATCCTGAGCTGATTATACGTATTATTTCACACACAGATAATTTAGGTAGTGAAAAATATAATCAACGCTTGTCGGAAAAGCGAGCTGATAATGTTGTAAACTATCTAATTTCAAAAGGAGCAAATCCTGATCAATTACGAGCAGAGGGTAGAGGAGAAAGAGAGCCTATTGCAAAAAATGAAAATGCTGATGGATCAGATAATATTGAAGGGCGAACGAAAAATAGGAGAACCGAATTTGTAATTGAAGGAATTAAATAG
- a CDS encoding PorP/SprF family type IX secretion system membrane protein, with protein sequence MTEKNIKTIYNKLVFLLMILLNNVGYAQNIHFSNVYVTHLTLNPASIGNFIGDMRVVGLYRAQGTNISKPYSTFYTSFEKPFFPFGEQIDFGIYYSYDNSAGNTLPAHYLYLSLAKKLKLSQSLSFSTGIQLGYNRRMFDGTNETFPDQYNRDLGSFDPHLPTSELFEMSTSSSFSAGVGFLAIKTFNGKNASIGYSMQNINRPNDTFFNIEYKTNIRNVFHLKVDYTFADHFFALPALVLIMQGKAKQSLLGTNIGYDLKETSELDNIMAGVFVRNGILNDVESLIFAFGFSYHKWRFFTSYDYDISGLKKSYSNSNGFEFGLVYILPSSSIRNIIHPSERF encoded by the coding sequence ATGACTGAGAAAAATATTAAAACCATCTATAATAAACTGGTATTCTTATTAATGATACTATTAAATAATGTTGGGTATGCACAAAATATTCACTTTTCAAATGTATATGTTACTCATTTAACTTTGAATCCTGCTAGCATAGGTAATTTTATTGGTGATATGAGAGTTGTTGGCCTATACAGGGCTCAAGGAACTAACATTAGTAAACCATATAGTACTTTTTATACCAGCTTTGAAAAGCCTTTTTTCCCTTTTGGTGAGCAAATTGATTTTGGAATCTATTATAGCTATGATAATTCAGCTGGAAATACGCTACCGGCACATTATTTATATTTAAGCTTAGCAAAAAAATTAAAATTATCGCAGTCATTATCATTCTCAACAGGTATTCAACTTGGATATAATAGAAGAATGTTTGATGGAACAAATGAAACATTTCCCGATCAATATAATCGCGACTTAGGGTCTTTTGATCCTCATTTACCCACAAGCGAATTATTTGAAATGAGTACAAGTAGTTCCTTTTCAGCGGGAGTAGGATTTTTGGCAATTAAGACATTTAATGGTAAAAATGCCAGCATAGGATACTCCATGCAAAATATTAACAGACCTAATGATACGTTTTTTAATATTGAATATAAAACTAACATCAGAAATGTATTTCATCTTAAAGTTGACTATACTTTTGCTGATCATTTTTTTGCATTACCAGCATTAGTTCTGATAATGCAGGGTAAAGCAAAACAATCCTTACTTGGAACAAATATTGGTTATGATTTAAAGGAAACATCTGAACTAGATAATATAATGGCAGGTGTGTTTGTTAGAAATGGAATTTTAAATGATGTCGAAAGCTTAATTTTTGCATTTGGATTCAGCTACCATAAGTGGAGATTTTTTACAAGTTATGATTATGATATTTCGGGATTAAAAAAGAGTTATTCGAATAGTAATGGTTTTGAATTTGGATTAGTTTATATCCTACCAAGTTCCTCAATACGAAACATTATTCATCCTTCAGAAAGATTTTAG
- a CDS encoding ATP-binding cassette domain-containing protein gives MEVFYKSETIISIIDLFKMFSQFRSKKLNSIGITYLDAYLTSILSTKTRLEYLDYYKFILENINDNSINKQELEKVVLALNSDLDESQKYQLYISLFEYANFLKNPLNRNEIRYLLNEIHLNFSLEQELIEDIESFCSHNIELISKRNNVLIICDLNKVNVKSFLAYNCSFLSGSIYTYYIQPIKAFLVRYSGSDPLTLNNHPIFTNKTYQFTIGSIIEGEFIQPIFYSDISFKIYEIKKERIELTVDRISKIYGKTNLGIQSLSFQIASGQLMAIIGGSGSGKTTLLNLLSANIKPDSGAIYINGKELETNQYLLRKHIGFVPQDDLLMEDLTVYQNLLFSTILCRDDLNFLEQKSLVAKTLEELDLFHIQHLKVGNPLNKVISGGQRKRLNIALELIRKPSIIYLDEPTSGLSSSDALSVISLLKEITHLGKIVIINIHQPSSDIFYLFDKLLILDNNGYTSYFGNPIWAANYFKRLLNFEDSVIDDNIKFGHYSPERIINLMESKRRDEKGNITSKRIYNSKDWYERLHTNIGDPPSKLPPKVTDLPLSHTIKPSIIKQFIVFTIRNFLNRIADTSYVLMLLISAPVLALMMSFFLKSTDLITHQYWFINNDNIPTYLFISVVISIFQGMVVSAGEIFRDLTILKRETFLQLSPFAYLNSKLVYLFILNAYHIGVYVLIGNTVLQIKNLNIYYFILLWITANTSSLIGLYISSKLHSILSIYITIPFILIPKILLAGAILNFDKIHHSLASDKYVPIYANLAISRWTYEGLVNIQFSLNEYDYEIYDHLIDKSSLQYQLYFVLPYLKTKINNLSKEQQGDIDISKTMVKNVFNELRTDFPVLGKELLSSKISYNDTESLLFLINKIEKWLKLSLQQINSIIENKRTKRNIDKRKYFNRQLAEFALTSSEYVNYVHKGNKLIRKYQPCYFISRSKVGRSHYYAPYKRIGSIKIETWKYNSFILIIYGLLFYFLIFYRLSKR, from the coding sequence ATGGAAGTATTTTACAAAAGTGAAACTATAATCAGCATTATAGATCTTTTTAAAATGTTTAGTCAATTCAGAAGTAAGAAGCTCAATTCTATTGGGATTACTTATCTTGATGCTTATTTAACTTCTATTTTGTCGACTAAAACACGACTCGAATATCTCGATTATTATAAGTTTATTCTTGAAAATATAAATGATAACTCAATTAATAAACAAGAACTTGAAAAGGTTGTTCTTGCTCTCAATTCAGATCTAGACGAATCACAAAAATATCAGTTGTATATTTCTCTTTTTGAATACGCAAACTTCCTAAAAAATCCACTAAATAGAAATGAGATTCGATATTTGTTGAATGAAATTCATTTGAATTTTAGTTTAGAACAGGAATTGATTGAGGATATTGAATCTTTTTGTTCTCATAATATTGAATTGATTAGTAAACGGAACAATGTTTTAATCATTTGTGATTTAAATAAAGTCAATGTCAAGTCATTTTTAGCTTATAATTGTTCTTTTTTGAGTGGAAGCATTTATACATACTACATTCAACCTATTAAAGCATTTTTAGTAAGATACAGTGGATCGGATCCATTAACTTTGAATAATCACCCAATTTTCACTAATAAAACCTATCAATTTACAATTGGAAGTATTATTGAAGGGGAATTTATTCAGCCAATTTTTTATAGTGATATTAGTTTTAAAATTTACGAAATTAAGAAAGAAAGAATTGAGTTAACCGTTGATCGTATTTCAAAAATTTATGGTAAAACGAATCTCGGAATCCAATCTTTAAGCTTTCAAATTGCATCAGGACAGTTAATGGCAATAATTGGAGGAAGTGGAAGTGGTAAAACAACCCTTTTAAACCTTTTAAGTGCAAACATCAAACCTGATTCAGGTGCAATTTATATAAATGGTAAAGAATTAGAAACGAATCAATATCTGCTTAGGAAGCATATCGGTTTTGTGCCACAAGATGATCTTTTAATGGAAGATCTTACGGTTTATCAAAATTTGCTATTTAGTACCATTCTTTGTAGAGATGATCTGAATTTTTTAGAACAAAAAAGTTTAGTTGCAAAAACACTCGAAGAATTAGATTTATTTCATATTCAACATCTAAAAGTTGGTAATCCATTAAACAAAGTGATTAGCGGAGGTCAACGAAAAAGATTAAATATAGCACTCGAACTTATTAGAAAACCTTCAATAATTTATCTAGATGAACCTACTTCAGGACTCTCTTCATCCGATGCTCTTTCTGTAATCTCATTATTAAAAGAAATTACCCATTTAGGAAAAATTGTCATTATCAATATTCATCAACCTTCATCCGATATTTTCTATCTGTTTGATAAACTCTTAATACTAGATAATAATGGATATACAAGTTACTTTGGTAATCCAATTTGGGCGGCTAACTATTTTAAACGTCTTTTAAATTTTGAAGACTCAGTAATTGATGATAATATTAAATTTGGTCATTATAGTCCCGAACGTATTATTAATTTAATGGAATCCAAAAGAAGGGATGAAAAGGGGAACATTACCTCAAAAAGAATTTATAATAGTAAGGATTGGTATGAAAGATTACACACGAATATTGGAGATCCTCCCTCAAAACTTCCACCCAAAGTTACAGACTTGCCACTATCTCATACAATTAAGCCTTCAATAATTAAACAATTTATAGTTTTTACTATTCGTAATTTTTTAAACCGAATTGCAGATACATCTTATGTGCTAATGTTATTGATAAGTGCACCTGTCCTAGCACTTATGATGTCTTTCTTTTTGAAATCGACAGACTTAATTACACATCAATATTGGTTTATTAATAATGATAATATTCCTACCTATTTATTCATAAGCGTTGTTATTTCAATATTTCAAGGTATGGTTGTAAGTGCTGGAGAAATATTCAGAGACTTGACTATTTTAAAAAGAGAGACCTTTTTACAGCTAAGTCCTTTTGCTTATCTTAACTCAAAGTTAGTATATTTATTTATATTAAATGCCTATCATATAGGTGTTTATGTACTAATAGGAAATACTGTACTACAGATAAAAAATTTAAATATTTACTATTTTATACTTCTTTGGATTACGGCTAATACATCAAGTCTCATAGGTTTGTACATATCGTCCAAATTGCATTCCATCTTATCTATTTATATCACAATACCTTTTATTTTAATCCCCAAAATACTGCTTGCTGGAGCTATCCTAAATTTTGATAAAATCCATCATTCTTTGGCTTCTGATAAATATGTGCCCATTTATGCAAACCTGGCTATCTCGAGATGGACCTACGAAGGTTTAGTGAATATTCAATTCTCGTTAAATGAATACGATTACGAAATCTACGATCATTTAATAGATAAGAGTTCGCTTCAATATCAACTGTATTTTGTGCTTCCTTATCTAAAAACTAAGATTAACAATTTAAGTAAAGAACAACAAGGTGACATAGATATTTCGAAAACCATGGTTAAAAATGTTTTTAATGAACTAAGAACGGATTTTCCCGTGTTAGGTAAAGAATTGTTATCAAGCAAAATAAGTTACAATGATACCGAATCTTTATTATTTTTGATAAACAAAATTGAAAAGTGGTTAAAATTGAGTTTACAACAAATCAATTCTATTATTGAAAATAAGAGAACTAAAAGAAACATTGACAAAAGAAAGTATTTTAATCGTCAATTGGCTGAATTTGCACTTACATCAAGCGAATACGTCAATTATGTGCATAAAGGGAATAAACTAATACGAAAATACCAACCTTGTTATTTCATATCAAGAAGCAAGGTTGGCCGTTCACATTATTACGCTCCGTATAAAAGAATTGGTAGCATAAAAATTGAAACATGGAAATATAATTCTTTTATCCTGATCATTTATGGACTTCTATTTTATTTTTTAATATTTTATCGTTTATCAAAAAGATAA
- a CDS encoding IS4 family transposase, with amino-acid sequence MPCLIRYSEAAKHDHLFLAKAMHLPSGSIITFDKGYVDYARYEAFSDKSIWYDTRLKDNALYKARQEFDIPDDADSGVLKDEEIVLLYGRNKTKEHKARRIAYWDNENARVFEFVTNNMELAYIYKKRWQIELLFKQLKQNFPLKYFLGDNENAIKIQIWVAMLANLLIALVKSKLKRNWAFSNMVSIIRQQLMNYINIYAFLENPEKSWLVLIKEDKNKYQNSLFPKI; translated from the coding sequence ATACCTTGTTTAATCCGATATAGCGAAGCTGCCAAACACGACCATCTGTTTTTAGCAAAGGCAATGCATTTGCCGTCCGGTTCAATCATAACCTTTGACAAAGGCTATGTTGATTATGCCCGCTATGAGGCGTTTAGCGATAAGTCAATTTGGTATGATACCCGATTAAAAGACAACGCTCTTTATAAAGCCAGGCAAGAGTTTGATATACCAGATGATGCAGATTCCGGTGTACTAAAAGATGAAGAAATCGTGCTTCTTTATGGTAGAAACAAAACAAAGGAACATAAAGCAAGACGTATTGCATACTGGGATAATGAAAATGCGCGAGTGTTTGAGTTTGTCACCAATAACATGGAACTTGCATACATCTACAAGAAGCGCTGGCAAATAGAGCTGCTATTTAAGCAACTCAAACAAAATTTTCCATTAAAGTATTTTCTTGGCGATAATGAGAACGCAATTAAAATTCAGATATGGGTAGCAATGTTAGCAAACCTGCTTATTGCCCTTGTAAAGAGTAAGTTGAAGCGTAATTGGGCATTCTCGAATATGGTTTCTATTATCAGGCAACAATTAATGAATTATATCAATATATATGCCTTCTTAGAAAATCCTGAAAAAAGCTGGCTGGTATTGATTAAAGAAGATAAAAACAAGTATCAGAATTCGCTATTCCCAAAAATTTAA
- a CDS encoding DUF4372 domain-containing protein: MGKSTIFSGQPIFNQLLTFIDKSEIRKIAKQHGSERYVKKFTTYNHLVVMLFVALEGYSSIREVILGLLANAHKLSHLGLSYLVKRSTFSEANKRRSSKVFEDIYMSVYRKHASSLADSRLQEKELKRLYIMDSSTISLFKDILKGVGRNPKNGKRKAASRLIH, from the coding sequence ATGGGTAAAAGTACAATTTTTAGCGGACAGCCTATATTTAATCAGCTGTTAACGTTCATTGACAAGAGTGAGATTAGAAAAATAGCGAAACAACACGGCAGCGAACGGTATGTAAAGAAGTTTACGACCTATAACCATTTGGTTGTGATGTTATTTGTTGCATTAGAAGGTTACTCCTCGATACGCGAGGTTATTCTTGGTTTACTTGCTAATGCGCATAAATTATCCCATTTAGGATTAAGTTATCTGGTAAAACGCAGTACTTTTTCAGAGGCTAATAAACGCCGAAGTAGCAAGGTCTTCGAAGATATTTACATGTCTGTCTACAGAAAACATGCTTCCAGTTTAGCGGACAGCCGGCTGCAAGAGAAAGAACTCAAGCGATTGTATATCATGGATTCGTCAACTATTTCCTTGTTCAAGGATATTTTGAAAGGAGTTGGACGCAATCCTAAAAATGGCAAAAGAAAGGCGGCATCAAGGCTCATACACTGA